In Desulfobacter hydrogenophilus, the genomic stretch GCCACTGACCTGTGGACGAATCTCTGCTGTCATGGATGCTCTTACCCGTCCCGGCAACTCATTTGAAATGGCAATCTGTTGCGGCCGTACCGTTATAATACCAACTTTTTTGGCAGATTGCAGGCGGGGCTTTTGCTGTTCCTCCTGCTGCGCAAGGGCACTACCCTGTTTATTTTGAGACCATTGAGAGCCTTCATCCCCGCATCCACTTAATAAAAACAGACAAAAACCAGCCCCCCAAAAAAAAATTTTCATTTCTATCTTTTTCCATTTCTCTGAACGTCCAGAACATCTTCGATAAGAAACTCTAAAAATAGGGGACAGACCCCTCTTTTCATAACAACTTTATTTCCCGGCGACATCAGTATAGTTCATTGTTACGGAGTTTAACCTTCTGTTAAAAGAATTGTTGAACAAAGCCGCTCTCGCTGCAGAAACATTCAAAGTTGGGGATACTCTCAATTGTGGGATCAAAAGGAAGACCCCCAATATCAATAATTTGTACAAGGAGTACACCATGAACCCATCCAAAGTAAACCGTTTTAACGAACGCTATGCACGTCATTTAAAAACTCTTAAACTCGATGATCAAGTTAAACATTGATCAGCAATCAACATTTAGAAATCCTTGAAATAATCATCCTCGTCAAAAGGGCTGACTTAATCAGGCCTGATTTCCTTGGTTTGATATAAAAATTATATTTTGAATCAAAACCATAAAAAATGTAATTTGGTGAGGGTCTTTTTTTAAGTACACCATTAACATAAAAAATCCCACCATTTTTAAATGATACGATATTACATTGCGAATGGTGTAGTGCCATACAAAAGAAGATAACCATATGATATTATAAGCTTAATGTTTTTCGCTCAAAAAGATGGGTTAATGGTAGTTATCGTTTTTTGCCCAAATTCATCGACCGCAACCTAATGGTATGGAGATAGGGTTTGAACTGCTGTCTGAAAATCAAAATGATTAAGGATACACCTGTGTTGAGGTGAACCTTTATAGCAGACAGCGGACTATATCTGCATGCAGGATCATGCCCGGACAGCTGCCAAAGGCATATTTGGAAAACTTAAGGAAATCGCACCTATTGTCCGGTACACAAAGTCCTGCGATAGATGGACTCCAGCAGCTCCGGGGTTACGGGCTTGTTTCCTGCGGCAGCCGCAGCCCGGACCTGGGGCAGCAACCGTTGGGCGGCATCTGCATCAATGTTGATATTGCGGTGGGCCAGGGCATATTTTATGGCGGCCGAGCCGGAGTGCACCCCTAAAACCATCTGTCTTGGGTTACTCCTGCCCACCTGTTTGGGATCATATAATTCATAGGATCGTGTATCTTTCAACAGGCCGGCACAGTGGATGCCGGACTCATGGGAAAAAATCCTGGACCCCACAATGGGTTTGGCCGCATGGATCTGCTGTCCTGAAAATCTTGCCACTGTATTGCATAGCCGGGTAAGCCCTGACAGGCGCATATTACTTTTTTTGGCACCAATACCGAACAGGGCCATGGCCGCTTCTTCAAGGCGGGCATTGCCTGCCCGCTCCCCAAGTCCGTTCACCGTGACACTGATGGCCTTGGCGCCGGCATCCACGGCAGACACGGCATTGGCCGTGGCCATGCCAAGATCGTTGTGTCCGTGAAATTCAAGGGCCAGCCCGGGCAGCCGGATTAAAAGGGTTTCCACCATATCCATGAGTGCGGACGGGGTGATCATGCCCACGGTATCGGCAAGCCGCACCCGGTGAACACCTAATCCGATGGCTGCCTGGCAGAACCGTAAAAGAAAATCCATGTCTGTGCGGGTGGCATCCTGGGCGCCCACGGATACCTGGTCAAAATAGTGTCTTGCGAACCGAACGGTGTCATCCAGGGTCTCAAGCACCCAATTCTCATTTTTTTCAAAGGTCTTGAGCAGAATGGATGACGTGGGAAAACTGATATGCACCCCGGGGGTGTTGCAGCCCACGGCCAGTTCAATATCTTTTTTGACCGCCCTGCACCAGCAGGTGAGCATGCTGGACAGGTTCAGCTGGGCAATGGCTTTAATTTCCCGGCATGCAAACTCGCCCATGGCAGGGATGCCCACTTCAATCTCGTCAACCCCGCATTCGGCAAGCTGACGTGCAATGGTCAGTTTTTCCAGGGGCCTGAAAAAGACACCCGGGGCCTGTTCCCCGTCCCGAAGGGTGGTGTCTACCATCCAGACCCGCACATCATGGGTTTTCATTACAGTACGTAGTCCTCTGCAATCTCGCCGTCTTCCATGGCATCTAAAATAGCGTCAATGGCCTCTTCGTTCTCCACGTGCCCATACCAGATATTATCCGGATAAATTACCATGACAGGGCCGTCATCACACTGTTTCAGACAGCAGGTGGAAGAGATCAGTACCTCTTCAAGGCCCCTGTCAATCACTTCATTTTCAATATAGGCCATGAAATCCCCGGACCCTTTTCTGTGGCATTTGCCTTTGGGTTCTCCACTGGGACGAAAACTTGAGCATACGAGGATGTGTTTTGCAGGTTTATTCATTTTTTTATCCTTCAAAATTTTATTCTGTTAATTAGTGTCGCTTAAATGGGGTTTGGATCAAACATAAGCTACATACAACCGGTGCCGGTTCCCCGGCACTCCCCGCAGGAAGTCTGTGCCCGGACAACCAAATGCTTTAACGACTCCCCTTTTTTCAAAGCCATGAGGACAAGATCAATCATGCCGTTGACCTCATGGATGGTAAATCCCATGGTGCCCAGAATTTTTTTAGGGGTTTCCCCGACGCCGGACACAAGAATGGTGTGGCAATCTTTAATGGTCCGGGCCAGATTCTGCCATCTGAGATCCCCGCCGCCGGTTTTAGGCAAGTTCCTTGTTTCCACAAGTGTCGGGGTTTCCTGATTTAAGTCATAGACGTGTAACTGTGTGGCCTCACCCAGGTGCTGATTAATCAACGCACCTTCCCGGGTGGCCAGGGCCACATAGGGCCGTGGGACGAAAGAGTTGAACGCATAGACATCTTCCTCAACGGGCGCTTCGTGGCAATACTTGGGTGCACTGGATAAAGGGATGGGTGCCGTGGCGTGGTAGGTCAGTCGATCCATGAGTTTCTGATTCAGGGGATCGTCCAGCAGGCCCACGGCATCGGCCCGGCAGCGTTTGCAATGGGTCATCTGGGGGACAAAGACCTTGGCTGCTTTTCTAATTGTATTGACCAGATCTTTACCCGGTTCTTCCATGTCCTCAAAATTTGCGCCCTTGGTGGGAAAATAAGGCATGCAGTTGAAGATATCCACACCCATTTCACCCATTTTTTCTGCCACGTCTACCATATGGTCTTCATTGATGCCGGGCAAAAGAATGGAGTTGACCTTAACCATAATATTGCGTTCTTTAAGGCCTTTGACGGCGGCAAGCTGGCGTTCTAAAAGCAGTTCTGCGCCCTGGGCCGGGCCCACGGACCGTTTGCCGTCCCTGACCCATGAATAAATCTTGGCGCCGATGTCTGGGTCCACCGCATTAATGGTGATGCTTACATGGGTGGTATTGATGGCTTTGAGTTCATCCAGATAAGGATGGATGTTCATGCCGTTGGTGGCCACGCACAAGAGCATTTCCGGATAAGTGGCACGCACCCGGGTCAAGGTTTCCATGGTTTTGTCGCCGTTGGCAAAGGGATCACCCGGGCCTGCAATGCCCACCACAGAGGTGTTGGGTTTGGCCTCAACCACATCTGCCAGGTAGGCCATGGCCTGGTCCGGGCTCAAAATGGAGGAGGTCACCCCGGGGCGGCTTTCATTGACACAGTCAAACTTTCTGTTGCAGAAATTGCACTGGATATTACAGGCCGGTGCAACCGGGAGGTGGACACGACCGAAATCCTTGCAGGATTTTTTATTAAAACAGGGGTGGTTATCTATGTTCATTTTAATTTTCCTTACACTCAATGATCGAGTTACATATATGAGTATCCGATTCTGGATTCGGTCTGTTTTGCCGTAAGAATTGTATTGACGATATTGTCAAACAATTGCTGGGCCCCTTTGTAGCCAACGTGCAGGATGCGCGGGCCGCCCACCCGGTCGTGGATGGGAAACCCCACCCTTACCAATGGAATTTTCAGCCGTCTTGCCATGGCATATCCCTTGGAGTTGCCGATGATAATTTCAGGCCGCAGGTCTTCGGGCATGGCTGCGGCAGTTTCTTCCATGCAGGTAAAATCCATGTCATTCTGGATGACAACCTGGTCAATGAGGGTTTCGGGCAGGGTATCTTCAAGGGCTTTTTTAAATGTTTTGCTTTTGCCGCCGGATGCGCAGAGCACGGGTATAATACCCACTTCGGCAAGAAAGCCGGCCATGGACACGACAAAATCCTCTTCGCCGTAAATCAGGGCCCGTTTTTTCGCTACATATTTATTGCCGTCCACATAGGCATCCACCAGCCGCCATTTCTCTTTTCTATACTTTTCAGGCACGGGCCTGCCCGAAATCTGGGACAGGGTATCCAGAAAACGATCCGTGGCTTTTACCCCGATAGGGATGGGAAGGCGTGTGCAGGGAACACCAAAGCGTTTGCTTAAAATGTCTCCCGCGGTTTTCTGGCCCATTTCTGCAGTCAGCGCCAGCACGGCACCAAACTCCAGGGTGTGGACGGCCACATTCATCTTTTCAATGGCCGAAATGGACGTGCCACCTTTCTGGATGGCCTGATATTCCTCCCATGACGGTCCTTCCAGCCGTTCGGAATAATCGGGCAGAATGGTGACAGGGGTATGAAAATCCTCAAAAATATCTTTTAAATGCCGCAGATCTTCGTTGGAAAGCATGCCGGGAAACAGATTGATTTTTTTCTTTTTCTTGGGCCGGTAAACGATTCTCTTGCCCACCGGGTTGAAGCGGTCCACAACAGCGGCCACGGCACCGTGAAATCCGTCCACATGGGTGCCGCTGTAAGCCGGTGTGGAAACATGGACCAGGGCCGTACCGTTTATATGATTGTCCATGCTGTTTAAAATTAACTGGACATCATCACCAATGGTTTCGGACAGGCAGGTGGTGGCGATCCCGATCATGGACGGAGCATACTGGCGTGCCACGTTTTCAATGGCCAGTTTCAGGTTGGCCCCGCCGCCGAATACGGCGGTTTCCTCGGTGAAGTTGGATGAGGCAATATCCACCGGCTCCTTGAAATGGGAGATCAGGTAGCGCCGCATATAGGTGGAGCACCCCTGGGAGCCGTGAAGCAGGGGCACACAGCCCTCAATTCCCTGGAACACCAGGGTGGCCCCCAGGGGTGTGCACATTTTGCATGCATTCTGGGTCGCGGTGTATGATGGTGTATCTTTATGTTTTTTCAGGGTCATATCGCACCTTCCTTTCCGGCCGGTTTCTGCCGCCTGGGTACAAGATCCCATACCGGGCTTGTAACGGTTCCATGTACTTCTTTTGCAAAATTGACCATGCCTTCAAATCCCACCAACGGAATTTTGCGTTCATGGTTATGGTCGCAGAACCCGATGCCCATCTTATAGGCAATGGGGCGTTCCTTAACCCCGCCGATGAACAGGTCTGCGTCCTTTTCAACGGAATACTTGGCCAGCTCCAGCGGGTTTGAGTCGTCTAAAATCACGGTGCCTTCGTTACACATCTGCCTGAGCACTTCATAATCTTCCTGGGTACCGGTCTGGGATCCGGCCAGGACCACTTCCATGCCAAGGGTTTTTAATGCCTTGATCATGGAAAATGCCTTGAACGCGCCGCCTACGTAGATGGCGGCTTTTTTACCTTCAAGGTCTTTTTTCATGGTTTCCAGGCGGGGGACAATGGCCTGGACTTCCTTTCTGATCATGTCCTGGGTTTTTTTAAGAATTTCGGGGTTTTTGTCAAAAAACACGGCCACCTGGTACAGGGCATCCGAGGTATCTTCAATGCCGAAATAGGAAACCCGTATATAAGGGATGCCGTAGTCTTTCTCCATCTGCTTTGCCAGGTGGATAACCGACCCTGAACACTGGACCACGTTCAGGGCGGCATTGCGTGCCTGCTGGACCTCTTCC encodes the following:
- a CDS encoding LeuA family protein encodes the protein MKTHDVRVWMVDTTLRDGEQAPGVFFRPLEKLTIARQLAECGVDEIEVGIPAMGEFACREIKAIAQLNLSSMLTCWCRAVKKDIELAVGCNTPGVHISFPTSSILLKTFEKNENWVLETLDDTVRFARHYFDQVSVGAQDATRTDMDFLLRFCQAAIGLGVHRVRLADTVGMITPSALMDMVETLLIRLPGLALEFHGHNDLGMATANAVSAVDAGAKAISVTVNGLGERAGNARLEEAAMALFGIGAKKSNMRLSGLTRLCNTVARFSGQQIHAAKPIVGSRIFSHESGIHCAGLLKDTRSYELYDPKQVGRSNPRQMVLGVHSGSAAIKYALAHRNINIDADAAQRLLPQVRAAAAAGNKPVTPELLESIYRRTLCTGQ
- a CDS encoding (2Fe-2S) ferredoxin domain-containing protein; its protein translation is MNKPAKHILVCSSFRPSGEPKGKCHRKGSGDFMAYIENEVIDRGLEEVLISSTCCLKQCDDGPVMVIYPDNIWYGHVENEEAIDAILDAMEDGEIAEDYVL
- the nifB gene encoding nitrogenase cofactor biosynthesis protein NifB, encoding MNIDNHPCFNKKSCKDFGRVHLPVAPACNIQCNFCNRKFDCVNESRPGVTSSILSPDQAMAYLADVVEAKPNTSVVGIAGPGDPFANGDKTMETLTRVRATYPEMLLCVATNGMNIHPYLDELKAINTTHVSITINAVDPDIGAKIYSWVRDGKRSVGPAQGAELLLERQLAAVKGLKERNIMVKVNSILLPGINEDHMVDVAEKMGEMGVDIFNCMPYFPTKGANFEDMEEPGKDLVNTIRKAAKVFVPQMTHCKRCRADAVGLLDDPLNQKLMDRLTYHATAPIPLSSAPKYCHEAPVEEDVYAFNSFVPRPYVALATREGALINQHLGEATQLHVYDLNQETPTLVETRNLPKTGGGDLRWQNLARTIKDCHTILVSGVGETPKKILGTMGFTIHEVNGMIDLVLMALKKGESLKHLVVRAQTSCGECRGTGTGCM
- a CDS encoding nitrogenase component 1; its protein translation is MTLKKHKDTPSYTATQNACKMCTPLGATLVFQGIEGCVPLLHGSQGCSTYMRRYLISHFKEPVDIASSNFTEETAVFGGGANLKLAIENVARQYAPSMIGIATTCLSETIGDDVQLILNSMDNHINGTALVHVSTPAYSGTHVDGFHGAVAAVVDRFNPVGKRIVYRPKKKKKINLFPGMLSNEDLRHLKDIFEDFHTPVTILPDYSERLEGPSWEEYQAIQKGGTSISAIEKMNVAVHTLEFGAVLALTAEMGQKTAGDILSKRFGVPCTRLPIPIGVKATDRFLDTLSQISGRPVPEKYRKEKWRLVDAYVDGNKYVAKKRALIYGEEDFVVSMAGFLAEVGIIPVLCASGGKSKTFKKALEDTLPETLIDQVVIQNDMDFTCMEETAAAMPEDLRPEIIIGNSKGYAMARRLKIPLVRVGFPIHDRVGGPRILHVGYKGAQQLFDNIVNTILTAKQTESRIGYSYM
- the nifE gene encoding nitrogenase iron-molybdenum cofactor biosynthesis protein NifE, yielding MTSISVLKQRENQIYQKGNQPFKMECETKSLAGAVSQRACVFCGSRVVLYPIADALHLIHGPIGCASYTWDIRGAQSSGPELHRMSFSTDLSETDIIYGGEKKLKKALLELIEKYSPKAAFIYCTCIVGIIGDDVDAICRQVEDQTGIPVIAVHSEGFKGTKKDGYKAACDALFSLIERNKAPRVTLPDSINILGEFNIGGETWIIKKYYESMGVKVVSVITGDGRVEEVQQARNAALNVVQCSGSVIHLAKQMEKDYGIPYIRVSYFGIEDTSDALYQVAVFFDKNPEILKKTQDMIRKEVQAIVPRLETMKKDLEGKKAAIYVGGAFKAFSMIKALKTLGMEVVLAGSQTGTQEDYEVLRQMCNEGTVILDDSNPLELAKYSVEKDADLFIGGVKERPIAYKMGIGFCDHNHERKIPLVGFEGMVNFAKEVHGTVTSPVWDLVPRRQKPAGKEGAI